The sequence cctgctcctgcccctcccTGAGTCAGCATCCCCTCGCCAGACCAGCACATGCCGCTTCCGAGgctttcctcccctttctgcTTCGTGGGCTCAATGACAGCAGGCATctccctgctggggctgcgCGCGGCAGGAGAGGGCCGTGCTTCTGCGCATCCTCCTTGCCTGTCTTGTACTTGGAAGACACCCCTGCCCCGTGCGGGCAGCCAGGCTCTGCCGGGAGGAGAGCCGCCCACGAGTGCCAGCGGGGCCAGCCCAGCCAGGGGTGCTACGGCTGTGCATTCAGACAGGGCTCCCatgtccccagcaccctgaggGAAGTCCCTGCCCAGCACCGTCCCCCAGCAATGGAGCTCCCAGGAGACTTGCGAggggccggcggggctgggagagggctggaaggagccTGTGCCACACGGGCCCAGGTGGGGTCTGTGCTCCTTGCATCACGTGCCTGGGGCAAGAGCAGCAGGGGTCTTTCTCCCCCACGCTTGCAGACATCAATGGCCAACACAACACCTGCAGGCGGATGGAAGCCGGTTCTGTTGGGCTGGCGAGCCATGCCTGGTGCTGAGCGAGCAGTGCCCGAGAGGAGTGCCTTTGATTTGGCATTTCGTAAGCTCGCGCCTCTGCAGATAATGGCCACACGGCATAAGTCATGCAGTCGCTGGCACGCGGGAAGCCTTTGCTAGGCTGCTTTCTTGGCTAGCGCCCGGACCCTGGTTTTGCCTGTTGGTCTGTCTGCAAAGAAGGCATGGGGCCGCCCCGAGACCAAGCCCTTGGGGAAGAGCTATGGCACGCAGGGCGCTTGCAGTCAGTTTTTGTCACGCTGCGTGCCCTCTTACACACCGAGATAATGAAAAGACAGCGGGGCTCATTTGGCCCATTTGGTGGCAGCTGGCAAGCGTCCGAGCCGGGTAATTGCAGGGGCTGATAGAGCGGGTTGGGGCTGGTGAGGAAACGGCGTCAGCAAAACAGCCCCGTGCCACGCAGGGAGGAGGCCGGGCTTCGGCCGCCACGGGCCACGTGCCCCCAACGTGGCCAGCTCCTCCCCACGCTCGCCAGCCCGGCATAAAAGCGCCGCCCTGGCTGAGCGCTGGCATCCGCCGCTCCTGCCtcgctctgctctgctctgctctgctcagcaaaaAGGGTAGGTGGGTGCCTGCggctctctgcctcctctggCAGGGGCCGGCGTGGGGCCTCCCTGGCCAGGAGAGCTCTGCCGGCAGCGGGCGTGCTGGCAGCAGGCTCGGACAGCCAGGGCGGGCTGAGCCCCGgcgggaggaggaaggagcccCGTGGCTGGGACACGCAGAGCCGGGGCCTGCACAGGCTCTCGGGGAGGGCTTGTGTGCCCTCTGTACGCATGCAGAGAGAGGGCAAGGCGAGGGGTGCGGAGAGCTGGGCGCTGaggggggctggctgggcagaGGGCGAGTAGCAGGCAGTGCGGGCAAGGCGGTGGCTCTGGCCCCTCCAGCtccagggcagccctggcaaCAGGAACAGGGCACTGCTGCGCCGGGGCGTCTCCTGCTGGCTCATGACTCCTGGCCTTGGGGCCGTGTGTTTCAGGCTCAGCTCTCTCGCGCCAAGATGTCTTGCTACGACCTGAGCCCACCGAAAACCAGCGTCGCCGTCCCCCAGCCCATCGCTGAGAGCTGCAACGAGCTGTGCGCCCGGCAGTGCCCCGACTCGACGGCCTTCATCCAGCCGCCCCCCGTGGTCGTCACCTTCCCcggccccatcctcagctccttcccccagcaagCCGTGGTGGGCTCCTCCGGAGCACCCGCCTTTGggggctccctggggctgggaggccTCTACGGCGCCGGGGCCACCCTGGGCTCGGGGGGCCTCTGCACCTTTGGCAGACCCTACGCTTCTCCCGCCTGCAGCCCTTGCGTCTTGCCCCGCTACAGCAAGAAGCTCTGGGACACCTGTGGGCCCTGCTAGACCCAGCACCCACAACCCCAAAGCCCCTGGGCCACCTCAGCCTCGCAcgctctctcctttctcccctcctctctctgtgcCGCCTCTCCTCCTAATTGCTCCTGCTCGTGCCCAGGTGCATGACTCCACCATCGTCCCACAGGGCACTTGCTTGTCTCTGCAACAGCCACCGCCTGGGAGAAGCCTGAAGGAACACCTCGCTTGAAGCCCGGGGCGACAACCTGCCGGCCTCTGCCTTATGTGTCTTTCTCCAGTGCGTGCTTTCCTGCCCTTGCAATAAAACAATCCTGCACCCAACACCTGCCTCTCCATTGTTCCTTTCAAGACcctgcatgggctgcagggctcCCTCGCCCTGCGCGTACCCCGCACCCGAGCCGAGACAGACTAGCCGCACGGCCCCGGCAGAGCCAGGCTGAACTGCCTTTGGGGAGACCCCTCAGCCCTGGCAGCTCTGGCCGCACAAGGTCCTGCAGCTGAGCTCCGAGGGCCCTGCCTGCAGGACATGCAGCCCGGGGAACGTTTGCAGACCCGCAGCCTCCCTGGGCATGagtggggctgccccaggggCTTGGAGCCAGCCAGGCCCAATGGCTGCCACGCCTCCAGCCCCTTTGTGCCTCCACAGCTCTGCTAAAGGCCTGGGGAGAGAAAGCAATGTGGAGGCTTCCCCTTGCCCTTGCCCTCCCCCTTGCCCTCCCCCTTGCCCTACCCCTTCACtatcctctttcccttccctttccccttcttctcccccttctccttttcctcctctccttctccttctccttctccttctccttctccttctccttctccttctccttctccttctccttctccttctccttctcctccttctccttctcgtccttccttttccttctccccttccctcttctccttcccctcccccttccctttcaTCTTCttctgccccttcccctgccctcttATACTTCCCCTTCCACATCTCACCCACAGCGCACACCAACGCGCTCACTGCTCCTTGGTTCGCCGCCGCCGCAGACCTTCAAGCACAGAAAGTACAGGGGGATTACTGTGGGAGGAGCCTTTGCTGGGCATCTTCTCATGCTGCTGcctcaagcagggtcacccagagctggctgcccagcaccatgtccagacagcttttgcaCCTCTCCAAGGacggagactccacaacctcccgGGGAaagctgtgccagtgctcggtcatcCTCACAGTCACACGCTGTTTTGGGATGTTGACGCCGAGCCTCTGGTCTTTCAGTtggtgcccattgcctcttgcgCCCTCGGGCACCGGGCATctctgagaagagcctggctccatctgcTTGACGCCTTGATGCCCTTCAGGCACGTGCGGACATTGATGAGATGCCCTGAGCCTCCCCGGGGCCAGCagaaacagtcccagctctctcaggctCTCCCCAGAGGACACCAGCTCCCTCTCCCTTTAACCATCTGCGTGgggccctttgctggactgtCCCCAGTAGCCCCAcgtctctcctgtgctggggagcccagccctCGACACAGCacctgcaggggtggcctcgCCAGGCCTGGGTGGAGGACAAGGATTCCCCTCCCTCCGCCTCCGTCCACACTCCTCCGCAGGCAGGCCAGGACACCGCTGGCCCCCTTTGCCCAAAGGCAGGTTGCCGCTCACGCTCACCTCGgtgtcccccagcacccccacgGCCTTTCCTGACAAGCTGCTCTCCAGCGATCGACGGCCGGCCGTTTCCCAAGCGCGGGCATTAACGCTGCCTCTCGTCCAGCCTCCTCTCTGCAGACGCCCGGAGATGCTGCCGTGCTTCTGCGGAGCTGCGGGACCTGGCGGAGCTGGTGCCCCTCCCAGGCTGAGGCGGCCAGGCAAAGGAGCACTGGCAGTGCCCGTCCTGCTCTCTGCcctttccccagcccctgcaagCCCCACCAAAAGGCTCGCTCTCCCCGCTAGCCGGCTGCCTGCATCCTCCCTCTCCCGACACAGACGCCCCTCACCTCGCTTGGGCATCTCAGGACCAGCAGGTGCCCGCCCACACCTGCTGGAACCCACCCCGGGGATCTTCCCAACTTggcagaaggagagagggaggcaggACTTGGATGCAGGAGAGCTTTATTGTGCCCAGAGGGGCAGGAGAGATTGTCAGAGAGAAGGTGGGCAAGTCCCAGAGAGGCTGTTTGCCCGGTgttgggggaggcagagggatcTTCTCCAGAGCATCGCTTCTGGCTCCGGGAGCCCCCTTGGTGCGGCGTTCCAGGTGCCCAGGACTTGTGGCATGGGCCACGCAGAGCCTTTTGggtgcagctcctgccccgtcttgagagctgggaggagagcggaggggaggagagcagagggcaggagaagagggcagggaagggccGAGGGTGTGCGGCACGGCCAGCGGCCCAGGCgttggctggggctggggatgctcaGCAGTCCTCCGCGCCCCGTGCCCGCCAGCTCAGGCCTGCATGGGTGGTGGTAGCGTTGGTGTTTGGGCTGGGGGCAGcgcctggggctgggctgggtctAGCAGGGCCCACAGGTGTCCCAGAGCTTCTTGCTGTAGCGGGGCAAGACGCAAGGGCTGCAGGCGGGAGAAGCGTAGGGTCTGCCAAAGGTGCAGAGGCCCCCCGAGCCCAGGGTGGCCCCGGCGCCGTAGAggcctcccagccccagggagccccCAAAGGCGGGTGCTCCGGAGGAGCCCACCACGGcttgctgggggaaggagctgaggatggggccgGGGAAGGTGACGACCACGGGGGGCGGCTGGATGAAGGCCGTCGAGTCGGGGCACTGCCGGGCGCACAGCTCGTTGCAGCTCTCAGCGATGGGCTGGGGGACGGCGACGCTGGTTTTCGGTGGGCTCAGGTCGTAGCAAGACATCGTGGCGCGGGATGGGTGGGTGCTCTGCAAGAGGGCAGAGATTGCAAGCGAGCAGCAGAGGGGAGCGCCCGAGGCAGGCGCAGGGGCTGGGGCCCGAGCAGGGGGCCAGGAGGAGAAGCGCTCGCAGACTTACCCTGTTCCTCGAGGAGAAGGCGGCCAGAGCGGTGATAGGGAGAgcctggaggaggcagagcttTTATAGTGGCCCCGCCATTGCTCAGCACCACCCGGGCCAATCTGCAGAGGCGGCACTCCCTCCTGCCGACTACGATGACAGGgctgtcctgctcctgcccctcccTGAGTCAGCATCCCCTCGCCAGACCAGCACATGCCGCTTCCGAGgctttcctcccctttctgcTTCGTGGGCTCAATGACAGCAGGCATctccctgctggggctgcgCGCGGCAGGAGAGGGCCGTGCTTCTGCGCATCCTCCTTGCCTGTCTTGTACTTGGAAGACACCCCTGCCCCGTGCGGGCAGCCAGGCTCTGCCGGGAGGAGAGCCGCCCACGAGTGCCAGCGGGGCCAGCCCAGCCAGGGGTGCTACGGCTGTGCATTCAGACAGGGCTCCCatgtccccagcaccctgaggGAAGTCCCTGCCCAGCACCGTCCCCCAGCAATGGAGCTCCCAGGAGACTTGCGAggggccggcggggctgggagagggctggaaggagccTGTGCCACACGGGCCCAGGTGGGGTCTGTGCTCCTTGCATCACGTGCCTGGGGCAAGAGCAGCAGGGGTCTTTCTCCCCCACGCTTGCAGACATCAATGGCCAACACAACACCTGCAGGCGGATGGAAGCCGGTTCTGTTGGGCTGGCGAGCCATGCCTGGTGCTGAGCGAGCAGTGCCCGAGAGGAGTGCCTTTGATTTGGCATTTCGTAAGCTCGCGCCTCTGCAGATAATGGCCACACGGCATAAGTCATGCAGTCGCTGGCAC is a genomic window of Balearica regulorum gibbericeps isolate bBalReg1 unplaced genomic scaffold, bBalReg1.pri scaffold_126_arrow_ctg1, whole genome shotgun sequence containing:
- the LOC142599768 gene encoding scale keratin-like, encoding MSCYDLSPPKTSVAVPQPIAESCNELCARQCPDSTAFIQPPPVVVTFPGPILSSFPQQAVVGSSGAPAFGGSLGLGGLYGAGATLGSGGLCTFGRPYASPACSPCVLPRYSKKLWDTCGPC
- the LOC142599770 gene encoding scale keratin-like — translated: MSCYDLSPPKTSVAVPQPIAESCNELCARQCPDSTAFIQPPPVVVTFPGPILSSFPQQAVVGSSGAPAFGGSLGLGGLYGAGATLGSGGLCTFGRPYASPACSPCVLPRYSKKLWDTCGPC